From a region of the Daphnia pulicaria isolate SC F1-1A chromosome 1, SC_F0-13Bv2, whole genome shotgun sequence genome:
- the LOC124327252 gene encoding class A basic helix-loop-helix protein 15-like: METKQSISENASERESSLSTWEDDDLKFGCERYSPLRNSQKNGEKTTFENLSTTNIPGTHGLSRSCQLTMDNHSRTPRDVNPLVELKRKKPRASARERNLRRLESNERERLRMHGLNAAFEELRTVIPHIQVERKLSKIETLTLAKNYIMALTNVICDIRGDEKPYRFVTTEMSGSDCDEEHISDEQVSAADDYEKQDSNR; the protein is encoded by the exons atggaaacaaaacaaagtatTAGCGAAAATGCTTCTGAGAGAGAATCAAGTCTTTCAACCTGGGAAGATGACGATTTGAAGTTTGGATGTGAGAGATATTCACCACTAAGAAATTCTCAAAAGAATGGAG aaaaaacaacatttgaaaatttgtcaACCACTAACATTCCTGGAACACATGGCCTAAGTAGATCATGCCAACTAACGATGGATAATCATAGTAGAACGCCTCGGGATGTTAACCCTTTAGtagaattgaaaagaaaaaaaccgcgAGCTTCTGCGAGGGAAAGAAATCTCCGGCGTCTGGAAAGTAATGAACGCGAACGACTGCGAATGCATGGATTGAATGCGGCATTTGAG GAATTAAGAACAGTTATACCACACATTCAAGTAGAAAGAAAACTTTCCAAAATCGAGACCTTAACTTTGGCCAAAAATTACATCATGGCGCTTACAAATGTGATTTGTGACATCAGAGGTGACGAAAAACCTTACag ATTCGTTACAACAGAAATGAGTGGTAGTGATTGCGACGAAGAACATATCAGCGATGAACAAGTTAGTGCCGCCGACGACTATGAGAAGCAAGATTCTAACCGCTAG